The proteins below are encoded in one region of Candidatus Alcyoniella australis:
- a CDS encoding tetratricopeptide repeat protein: AVAMYPDDPKVPDAYSRTMEAFERDRDITNAIRVGGMLPDKIGPGTQWWESNQLRPTAQNRALEVLELGVYGSATTHHERAQFAQKDGDMTTAKAEYAQAIESYRVFLEVYPESEKTYEAQVNLAESLFFSERYPEAAEEYQRLLRYPAGEYYKESAFSLVKSWEQQVELEGGLPYKDVEIEPDSEIEPKAPAMAELTPSAQSWVDASDKYVELFPQDSENPERVPNLLFSAGNVYFSFGQFVKAREYFEILVYQHVDTAAARAASARILDSYRFEQDWVNLSKWAGIVEQQVPPESQEEREVLSAIGSGAAFKNAETLNSQGKYGEAIAAYVAIAANDPGADNAPKALHNAALIYETQTKDLASASQMYVRVGREFPAWERSRDDMFHAAALNEDLLEFDQASSIYELYFDTYPDTADAEKALYNAGLIQEKSKNYARAIAIYTKYVSRFPDSPDSNELAISIARLNEEAGNKSAAQAAYTRFIAKHKEPNGLIEAYYKRGLYAQERGKRRDAEQNFKNAVDIFRRIEPQATAQSRHMAAEARFRMLESDYQGYLGIKLELPAQRMKRLLEDKARRWVALRDAYQEIVGFGDFEYATAAIYRIGAICVEFADTLYGAPIPEGLSPEEEDQYVVILEDQAAPVEQKAEEAFRLNVDKGKQARFRNEWIDKSYDMMVRYDFGIVQEKYEQFGLVDAQTPLSYGPLKEANSNIPTPVEEPEPAPAAQPEPPAEGGVQ; encoded by the coding sequence CGACCCATCACGAGCGCGCGCAGTTCGCCCAAAAGGACGGCGACATGACCACGGCCAAGGCCGAGTACGCCCAGGCGATCGAGAGCTACCGGGTATTCCTCGAGGTCTATCCCGAGAGCGAGAAGACCTACGAGGCGCAGGTCAACTTGGCCGAGTCGCTGTTCTTCTCCGAGCGCTACCCCGAGGCGGCCGAGGAGTATCAGCGACTGCTGCGCTACCCCGCGGGAGAATACTACAAGGAGTCGGCGTTTTCGCTGGTCAAATCCTGGGAACAACAGGTCGAGCTCGAGGGCGGACTACCCTATAAGGACGTCGAGATCGAGCCCGACTCCGAGATCGAGCCCAAGGCTCCGGCCATGGCCGAGCTGACGCCCTCGGCGCAGAGTTGGGTCGACGCGTCTGATAAATACGTCGAGCTGTTCCCGCAAGATTCGGAAAATCCCGAGCGCGTGCCCAACCTGCTGTTCAGCGCGGGGAACGTCTACTTCTCCTTCGGACAGTTCGTCAAGGCGCGCGAGTACTTCGAGATCCTGGTCTACCAGCACGTCGATACGGCCGCGGCGCGCGCCGCCTCGGCCCGCATCCTCGATTCCTACCGTTTCGAGCAGGACTGGGTGAACCTCTCCAAGTGGGCGGGGATCGTCGAGCAACAGGTTCCTCCCGAGTCGCAGGAGGAGCGAGAGGTGCTCAGCGCCATCGGCTCGGGCGCGGCGTTTAAAAACGCCGAGACCCTCAACTCTCAGGGCAAGTACGGCGAGGCGATCGCGGCCTACGTCGCCATCGCCGCGAACGACCCGGGTGCGGACAATGCGCCCAAAGCGTTGCACAACGCGGCGCTGATCTACGAGACCCAAACCAAAGATCTGGCCTCCGCGTCGCAGATGTACGTCCGCGTCGGACGCGAGTTCCCGGCCTGGGAACGCAGTCGCGACGACATGTTCCACGCCGCAGCGCTCAACGAGGACCTGCTCGAGTTCGACCAGGCGTCCTCGATCTACGAGCTGTACTTCGACACCTACCCCGACACGGCCGACGCCGAGAAGGCGCTGTACAACGCCGGGTTGATTCAGGAGAAGTCCAAGAACTACGCCCGGGCGATCGCGATCTACACCAAGTACGTGAGCCGCTTCCCGGACAGCCCGGACTCCAACGAGTTGGCGATCAGCATCGCGCGGCTCAACGAGGAGGCGGGAAACAAATCCGCGGCCCAGGCCGCCTACACGCGCTTCATCGCCAAGCACAAAGAGCCCAACGGGCTGATCGAGGCCTACTACAAGCGGGGCCTCTACGCCCAGGAACGCGGCAAGCGGCGCGATGCCGAGCAGAACTTCAAAAACGCGGTGGACATCTTCCGCCGGATCGAGCCTCAGGCCACGGCTCAGAGCAGGCACATGGCCGCCGAGGCTCGCTTCCGCATGCTTGAGTCCGACTACCAGGGCTATCTCGGGATCAAGCTCGAGCTGCCGGCCCAGCGGATGAAGCGGCTGCTCGAGGACAAGGCCCGACGCTGGGTGGCCCTGCGCGACGCCTATCAAGAGATCGTGGGCTTCGGCGACTTCGAGTACGCCACCGCGGCGATCTATCGCATCGGTGCGATTTGCGTCGAGTTCGCCGATACGCTGTACGGCGCGCCGATCCCCGAAGGACTCAGTCCCGAAGAGGAAGATCAATACGTCGTGATCCTCGAGGACCAGGCCGCTCCGGTCGAGCAGAAGGCGGAGGAGGCGTTCCGGCTCAACGTCGACAAGGGCAAGCAGGCGCGCTTCCGCAACGAGTGGATCGACAAGAGCTACGACATGATGGTGCGCTACGACTTCGGCATCGTTCAGGAGAAGTACGAACAGTTCGGCCTGGTCGATGCTCAGACACCGCTTAGCTACGGCCCGCTGAAAGAGGCCAACTCCAACATACCCACGCCGGTGGAGGAGCCCGAGCCCGCGCCTGCGGCACAGCCCGAGCCCCCGGCCGAGGGAGGCGTCCAGTGA